ACCGTGAAATTCGGAAGGAGTTAGGTGAACATGACCGTGAAATTCGGAAGGAGTTAGGTGAACATGACCGTGAAATTCGGAAGGAGTTAGGTGAAATGCGGCAGGAGTTAGGTGAAATGCGGCGGGAGTCAGGTGAAATTCGGAAGGAGTTAGGTGAACATGACCACGAAATGCGGAAGGAGTTAGGTGAACATGACCACGAAATGCGGAAGGAGTTAGGTGACATGCGGCAGGAGTTAGGTGAACATGTCCAGGAAATGCAGAAAGAGTTAGGTGATATGCGAAAGGAGTTAGGTGAACGTGACACTGAAATGCAGAAGGTGTTAGATGAAATGCAGCAGGAGCTAGGTGAACATGACTGTGAAATTCGCAAGGAGTTAGGCGAAATGCTGCAGGAGTTACATAAACATGACCGTGAAATGAAGAAGGAGTTAGGTGAAATGCGGCAGGAGTTAGGTGAACGTGACTGTGAAACGAGGGAGGCGTTAGGTGAAATGCAGCAGGAGTTACGCGAAATGCGGAAGGAGttatatgaaagtgaaatttggCAGGAGTTACGTGAAATTCGGCGGGAGTTACGTGAAGTTCGGCGGGAGTTACCTAAAATGCGGCAGAAGTCACATGAAACTCGGCCCAAGAAGCCTGCTGGCCCCTCTAAGTCCACAAGAGTTCGTCGTGGATCTAGGACCTCAGGGCAGTGATTATAGCTATTTTGCAGAAAACAACTCGAGGTACTATGGCCACTGCTAAATTGGTTGCAGTACCTGCTGCAAGCATCTCTTGAAGATGCTGCTCATAGTGCTGAAAGTATTACCAGAAATGTGAAGGCTGTCTGTAGCTCTCCTGGCTAACCCTCGCTGACCCACCCTGGACAGCCCTGCTCAGTCCCTCCCTGTGCTGCCCTTACCACCCGCCTGCAAAGCCCTCCTGCCTGCCTGGCTTTCCTTCCCCAGGTCTCACTGGTCCATCTGGCCCCTTCGTCCAGCTCACAGCAGGTTTTAAGAAAAAGTTGTttgaacaatggattatctaatataataacaaaagcacaaacagaaaaacaaaataaataaatgggacctcatagaAATTAGAAATTTCTAGTCATCAAAAGATAACCAAAAAAGTTAAGAGACAAGCTTATGACCAGGAgactatctttggaaaccatatatctgacaagaatctaataaccaaaatatgtataaaacttcaacaacttaaaaagaaaaagacaaataacccaatcataaaatgggcaaagtacttgaatagatatctcaccaaagaggacattcaaatagccaccaaacacatgaaaagatgctcagctcattaaccatcagagagatgcaaatcaaaaccacgatgagataccatctcactcacattaggatggctaagattaagaacagaaaataacaaatgttggtgaggatgtggggaaattggaacccttatccattcctggtgggaaagcaaaatggtacagcttttgtggaaaacagtgtggcagttcctcaaaaaactaaaaatagaactaccataaaaaccaaaaccaaacccagtgccgtcgagtcgattcggactcagtgaccctgtaggacagagtagaactgccccatagagtttccaaggagcgcctggtggatttgaactgccgactctttgcttagcagccatagcacttaaccactacaccaccagggtttccagaactaccatatgacccagcaattccactcctaggtatatacccaaaagacttgaaagcaaagactTAAACACAGACTTGTATaccaacgttcactgcagcactattcacaatagccaaaagatagaaacaacctgaatgctcctcaacagaggaatggataaacaaaatgtggtatatacatacaatggaatacagctcagccagtaggagaaatgaagtcttgatacatgctacagtatggatggagctggaagacatttttctgaatgaaataagccagtcacaaaaggacaaatgtcgcatgacttcacttatataaaacaaggaaagggaaatgtatagagaccaaagtttattagaggGATGGGGAAAGGGAGGTAAATGGTGATGGAAggatcacattgattaaggggaTCCTTGCACAGCCTATTATTGTTAAgtactgtcaataagttgtatacccattaaagctgaattggcaaaagttgtatgatagatatgtttacaaaaaaaaaaaaaaaaagattaagtaataactaaagcaggggaaaaaaaagttggttGAAACCAATGAGTGGCTGCCTGAGCCCTCTGTGACAAGTGGGGAGGAGGACAGGGAAGAGGGTGGGCACAGTAGTGGGGCCCAGTCATTACAGGCaggggctgtgagtcagaaggacTCATGCTATGATCTCGGGTCTAAGTGTTTGGGGATCCTCCGCCTGACCTCTTTTCTCTGTAAATGGGGACACTCACTAGTGACCATGTGTTCCCAGGTTAGCAGTGAGGAGTCAGGGCCATTGGGCCTGTGTGCTGCTTATCGGGGCCTAGCGCAGGGTGTTAGCTGGGgccaagtcagctccgactcatgcgCCCTTATTtacagaataaaacgttgcctggtccatTGTCACGGGCACTCCCCGGGGTGGTGGGGGAACACCAGCGAAGGGAGGGCCCCCATCTGCCCTCTACCTCCCCCCCACCAGGCCAAAGCTCCCTGTCTGGGGAGGAGGCTGACTGTGTGCTTGAGGCTGTGGGCAGGGGCTGAGGTCCCAGGAGGCTTCAGGCTCAAGGACTGGGGGCATTTCTGTTGGCCAGTCTCCCTCTCGCTTCTCTGCCAGCTTCTTCAGCCCCTGATGGGTCATAGGAATCAACTCCTGAGTCTTAGAAAGACCACTTCTCTCGGGCGAGCTGTGAGCCCAGAAGGAGGAAATGCGGCACAATGACCCGACTTTGTTCTCCTGGTAGCCCTGTTAACCTGGAGGGGCTCTGCTtccctccagcccctgccccagcaGCAACTGCGAGGGGCAACTATGGGAAGCGTCTTTCCAGACCCTCTTGATGCTCACCCCTTTCCTGCTTGGAGATTCAATCTGGGAGCCGCCAAGAGAACCACACCATTCATCTTCACACCCTTGAGAtcctcctttttatttatttttaaaagtttactttggtgaaaaaaaaaaaaaaaggtaacaaagAACTTGCCAATTTCAGTGTAcaatcagtgacattaattacattcaccatgttgtgcaaccaccaccacacTTCATTTCCCAAAGTTTTTCATGCCCCACCCCAAGCAAAAACTCAGTGCTCTTAAGCTTTGCCTTCCCATATCCCCCTCTCCCACAGTCCTTGGTATCCACTAAAAACCTTGGTCTCTAtgcgtgatggttaagattgtgtgcttggctgggccatgattctcagtgttttggcagttgtataatgttgtgatcacttccctgttgaaattcgatatgtgatcacccccacaatggaatctgctgagtggtaccagtgaggcctgtggcggctcaccactccctcagccttcatctctctgccttccaccgcttccttccttcctgcttgccttgcaaaggttgttggtttgttctggatccagcagctgtctcttgtctgacctctggttcttgggacttgagctagcagcttacctgtccatcttgggattcagtTATCGTCATAGCCTGCAaccaagagtcctgctccccaattggcctatcttgggttcaccagcccctgcagctaagtgactcaggagaaaccttgctgtcttgcctgccaaccttggggattcctcggccgtcacaacctgtgagcaggatcccttgctctccaacctgcttatcttgggttcgacagcttctgcagctccatgaattgggaaaggactctatcctgatccaagggcttgggactttccaaatcctacaatcgcatgagctgtttccttaatataaatctttctatatatatttatacacattactgcttttgcttctctatgcatttgcctattctagatatttcgtataagtgggatcatacaatacctgtccttttgcctctgacttatttcacttgccatactgtttttaaggttcattcatgttgaaGCATGCATTTCTCTCTAAggctgaatactattccattgtatggatagaccaaattgtgcttatccattcatgtgttgttGGACACTTGGATTATTTCCACCATTTGGACATTTTATTCATTGAAATGTTGCAATGCACACTGGTGTACAATATCTGTTTGAGGACCTGCTTTCAATCCTTTTAGGAccatacctaagagtggaataccaaaaaccaacaccaaacctgttgccgttgagtcaattctgactcaagggtGGAATGGATGGGTAGTGTCCATTTTTGGATAGTGGGACTCCCTGGCCTGAGGCACCTGACTCCGAGGGCTGCCCTCTGTCTCCACTGACCCTCAGCCATATCCTTAGCCCAGTGCCCAGCACCCTCCTAGTTCTTTCATACCCTTTTCCTGATTTTCTCCTGTGACCTGTGCCAACCTCCATTGACCCCTCCTTACGCCCCCACTTGGCTTCTTGTTCAGAAAGCACTGTGTGCTGACATCACCAACAGCCTGTGTGGCTCCACCACACTGTTGTCACCATCGTCATGAGCCAGGATGACTGTCATGCCCTCCTAGCTGGTCTCCCTGGCCTTGCCTCTTTCAAGCCATTCTCCATCCAGAAGCCAAAGCctaaataattttctttaaaaaaatgagataacTCCTTGCCTTAAAACCTCATCACCATTGTAAATAAACCCTTCCCGGTAAGGCCCAGATTATTCACTCTGCATATCTCTCCTCCTGGACAAATATTTTTCAGCTACATGCCAACTGCCTCCCCTCTAAGACCTTTGCACACGCTGTTCCCTGTGCCTGGGACTCTATTCCTTGTGTGTGGGACACCCTTCCCCTACATCTTCCTAGGCTGCATTGCCCTTCTTATTCAGGCTTTTCCTCCCTCGATATCCCAGCACCTAAAGGtccctggaaggagccctggtggtgcaaaggttaagtgctcagctgctaacttaaatgtTGGAGGTTTCAACCCAACCCCCAGAAAACCCAatgtggcggttctactctgtcacatggggtcgctatgtcgactatggcaccaaacaacaagtaCACCAACACAGGTCACAGGTGCATAGTAGAAAAAAACTGTTGTggtggagttgattcagactcatgacaaCTCAGGTGTTGAGGGTGCAGAGGAAGGGGTTAGCCCTGGGGATGGGCTGGGGGTTCCTGAGGAGGGGAGACAGAGGCAATCCTGAGGAATTGAGGGAGCACTGGGAGAGACCCAGGGTGCTGTGGGAGGGGCAGGCATGGGGAGCGCCTGGGCCACTCCCTTGAAATGTCTCCCTGGCCCCTACTAGTGACACCTGCTTCTTCAAAGGCTCCTACTCTTGGTGCTTTGCCAAGAGCAGCATCATGGCCTATCAAAATTCCCCCTACCCCATGGAGCCCAAGTGGCTGGACTGCACCTCCCACAGCGGTGCCGCCCCCAAAGCACCACCCAAGCCTGGATCAGCAACTCTCAGGGAGAGATCAATCAGGCAGTGGGGCACCTATCCTGTCCCTGCTGCtgtcccccccacccctgctggtgGGAGCTGTTGCCTTTCACTGAGAGGGGGAACAACCTGAGGGAAAATCTCCCACTGCTGGAGAGGGTGGGGGGTTGCAAGTCACTTGGCACTGCACACACAGATACCTGCAAGCCTCCAAGGTGCGGCTTCCCCTGCTGTGGCTACCCAGAGTCTGGAGCCTCTGCCAGGGGTGCCCCTACTCAGTGAACCCGGGGCTGCAGGTGTCTGGTGCCAGCCTCCAACCCCTCCCTCTGGAGGCATCTGGGGAGAAGGCAGGACTATGGGTGTCACCGGTATGGTGCGGCGGGCTAGCCCTATGGAGTTGGGGGCAGGACGAAGGGCTAGCTACTTGCTGCGAGAGAAGACCTTGCCCAGGGCTACACTGATCCCAGCAGCACCTTCCTTTTCCCGGAACAGCTAGCCTTTCCCACAGCCCAGCCTTCTCTCTTCTCCGTCCCTACCCATAGGCTGGTCAAGGGTGAGGACgtgggggcagggccaagatggcggaatagacagatgcttcctgtgagCCCTCTTaccacaaagacctgaaaaaacaagtgaaacgagtatatttatgataagctaggagccctgaacatcaaaggcaaggttagaaaatgaactgaggggcagggggaggaagagagatctcagaagcagagagaagttacAGACCTGAATCTCCAgacaccctcaggcaccattcccgggaacGGCTGCAGCGGGCAGGcactagcgttcggccacagtttcctcagggagaagaagccagctacaaagcctactcacacctctggaaccagagaagaaaggtgctctcagcaaagctaagtacttgagaaTATTTTACTGTGCACCGCCCCCCTccaaagctggcttcagtggctgatttccctaggcctgagataggccctgttgagcacctagagccattctcccagcatttgagaaggaataaatttgcaattgggggaagagataatttgccacctccactaaccaggggagctcaggacagaagtggctcctgtccaggcataaacagtccgtggactttgagtaactttcccctctgcatggagcggtatgggcctatttcaggagaataggcccttgttggcagactgcaactgtttcagctctgtggtggagaggtgggtgtttggtgtttgacattgctttgcctattaaacaaggtcctcacctacctacatcaggggcctaaggactggtggctccactcaggtcacccagccacgcATGATGGGCgtcaaaagataactggtacctcccaggccttgtaaccaaaaacattgggtgcccatggtccgtctgcagaacccacccacctgtacgctctagggaacagggacacactttcctcagagacactttggggatgtgccttgttcagagtgtgacactctgctgcaatcagatacctgtacctacaccaatcacccctgcccctctaagactgtagggcaaagcctgtaccacacacttgatgatcagctacctgggcacctgagctgaattcatacaagaaaaatgaatggtctcctagactgatatacctgataagagctctagccatctggggacatgATGTCAGAgctcaaaaataatcaagctagcttgctcaagcaacccatttgggcatatcaaaacaaaactaaccaagaagctacaacacagtaagcaaacataaaataaactaatacaataacttatagatggctggaagacaacagtcaatatcaagtcacataaagaaacagaccatgatcacctcaaaaagctctcaaaacaaagaatcaagggaacttctagatgaaaatgccttcctggaattaccagaggcagaatacaaaagattaatacacagagctgttcaagacatcaagaagaaaatcaggcaatatgcagaacaagccaaggaacacacaaataaattagttgaagaaattaaaacgactattcagggacataatgaaaaatttaatgagctggaaaaatccataggtagaaatcagaaattaagaagattaacaataaaattacagaattagataacttgatagaaagtcagaggagcagaatgagcaagtggaaggcagaatttgtgaacttaaagataaaacacttcacaccaatacatttgaagaaaaacgagataaaataattaaaaaaaaatgaagaaaccttaagaatcatgtgggactctatcaagagcaataacctacaagtgactgcagtaccagaacagggagggataacagaaaatactgagagaattgttgaagctttgttggcagaaaatttccctgatattgtgaaagatgagaagatacttatccaagatgctcatcgaactccacataacgtagactttaaaagaaagtcaccaagatatatcatatcaaacttgccaaaaccaaagataatgaaagaattttaagagcagctaaggataaatgaaaagtcacctacaaaggagagccaataagaataagctcaggctactcggcagaaaccatgcaggcaagaacgcaatgggatgacttaaagtttagggaattcataaaaaccaaaccaaaactacaagaaatactaaagggagttctttggctagaaaatcaataatatctggttatcaatccaagactagaacactgggcagagcaaccagaagtcaatccagacagggaaatcacaaaaataaatcaagataaaaaaacactgaaaacagggaaacagtgatgttattatacaaaagaagacaacattaaaacaataaagagggactaggaaatgtagtcatggatcttcctcatggagaggaagacaaggtaatacaaaaaaataaaagttaggtttaaatttagaaaaatggggtaaataataaggtaaccacaaaggagacaaactatcctactcatcaaaataaaatacaagaaaaaaatagagactcagtagaaacaaaatcaacaacaacaaatataagaaaAGGACAATAAATAATCTGctcggcacataaaattaagtgggaaaaagaagctgtcaacaacacacacaaaaaagacataaaatgctagcactaaattcgtacctatccataattacactgaatgtaaatggaataaatgcagagagtggcagaatggataaaaacatgatccgtctatacgctgcctacaagagacacaccttagagacaaaaacaaactaaaactcaaaggatggaaaaaatatatcaagcaaacaacaatcaaaaaagagcaggagtggcagaattaatttctgagaaaatagactttaaagttaaatccatcataaaggataaggaaggaccccatataatgattaaagggacaatataccaagaagatataaccatattaaatatttatgcacccagtgactgGGCTGCAAGGTACACAAAACAaagtctatcagcattgaaaaatgagatagagagctccacaataatagtaggagacttcaacacaccactttcggtgaaggacaggacagaaagaagctcaataaagacatggaagataaatgccacaatcagccagcttgacctcatagacatatacagaacactccacccaacagcaactgagtgtaatagtttcttttctagtgcacatggaacattctccagaatagaccacatattaggccataaagcaaaccttaccagaattcaaaacactgaaatattacaaagtatcttctctgaccataaggccataaaagtagaaatcaataacagaaaaagcagggaaaagaaatcaaacacttggaaactgaacaataccctgctcaaaaaagactggattatagaagacattaaggatggaataaagaaattcatagaatccaatgagaatgaaaacacttcctatcagaacctttgtgatagagtgaaagcagtgctcagaggtcaatttatatcaataaatgtgcacatacaaaaagaagaaagagccaaaatcaaagaattaatcctacaacttgaacaaatagaaagagggcaacaaaagaaaccttcagataccagaagaaaacaaacaataaaaattagagcagaactaaatgaaacagaaaacagaaaaacaagtgaaagaattaacaagaccaaaagctagttctttgaaaaaattggtaaaccactggccaaactgacaaaagaaaaacaggagaggaagcaaataacatgaataagaaatgagatgggcgatattacaacagacctaactgaaattaaaagaatcatatcagatttaatacaaaaaattatactctaacaaattcgaaaacctagaagaaatggatgtatttctagaaacactacctacctaactaatacaaacagaggtagaacaactaaatagacccataataaaagaagagattgaaaaggtaatcaaaaaattcccaagaaaaaaaaagccctggcccagacggattcactgcagagttctaccaaactttcagagcagagttaacaccactactacctaaggtatttcagggcatagaaaacgatggaatactcccaaactcattctatgaagctggcatatccctgataccaaaaccacgtaaagacaccacaaaaaaagaaaattacagacctatatccctcacaaacttagatgcaaaaatcctcaacaaaattctagccaatagaattcaacaacatatcaaaaaaataattcaccatgaccaagtgggattcataccagggatgcaaggatggttcaacactggAAAAACATtacattaatataatccatcatataaacaaaacaaaagacaagaatcacatgattttatcaactgatgcagaaaaggtatttgacaaagttcaacacccattcatgataaaaactctcagcaaaatatgaatagaaggaaaattcctcaacataataaagggcatttatacaaagccaatagccaacatcatcctaaatggagagagcctgaaagcattccctttgagatcgggaattacacaaggatgccctttattaccactcttattcaacactgtgctagaggtcctagccagagcaattagactagataaggaaataaagggcatctagattggcaaggaagaagtagaagtacctctctttgcagatgacatgatcttgtacagagaaaaccctaaggaatcctccagaaaactaccgaaactaatagaagagttcagcagagtaacaggatacaagataaacatacaaaaatcagttggattcatctacaccaacaaaaagaacatcaaagaggaaatcaccaaaccaataccatttacaatagcccccaagaagataaaatacttaggaataaatcttaccagagatgtaaaagacctatacaaagaaaactacaagatgcttctgcaagaaaccaaaagaggcctacataagtggaaaaacataccttgctcatggataggaagacttaacattataaaaatgtctattttaccaaaagcgatctatacatttaatgtaattccgatccaaattccaatgatattttttaatgagatggagaaacaaatcaccaactttgtatgaaagggaaagagaccccagataagtaaagcatttctgaaaaagaagaagaaagtgggaggcctcagtctacctaatttgagaacctattatgctgccacagtagtcaaaacagcctggtgctggtacaacaacagatacatggaccaatggaatgtaattgagaatccagacataaatccatggacatatgagcagttgatatttgagaaaggccctGAAGCACTTAAATGGGGaatagactttttaacaaatggtgctggcataactggatatacttctgcaaaaaatgaaacaagacccgtaccttacagcatgcacaaaaacgaactcaaaaaggatcaaagacctaaatagaaaatctaagacaataaatatcatggaggaaaaaatagggacaatgttaggagccctaatacatggcataaacagtatacaaaacattaccaacaatgcagaagactagataactgggagctcctaaaaaccaaacacctgtgctcatccaaagacttcaccaaaagagtataaaggttacctacagactgggaaaaagtttttagctatgacatttctgaccagcacctgatctctaaaatctacatgatactgcaaagactcaactataaaaagacaaataacccaattaaaaaatgggtaaaagatatgaacagacccttcactaaagaagacattcaggtggctaacagatacttgaggaaatgttcacgaccattagccattagagaaaagca
The sequence above is drawn from the Elephas maximus indicus isolate mEleMax1 chromosome 12, mEleMax1 primary haplotype, whole genome shotgun sequence genome and encodes:
- the LOC126087160 gene encoding golgin subfamily A member 6-like protein 7 isoform X17 codes for the protein MESGENENSDEHPDSKESESSGPEQDSAHSPTEMQKESGEMQNESSEMQQESGEMRKELGEMRKESGEIRKELGEMRKESGEIRKELGEHDREIRKELGEHDREMRKKLGEMGQEFGEMRKDLGEHDREIRKELGEMRQEFGEMRKELGEMQKELGEHDREMRKELAEMGQEFGEMRKELGELRYELGEHDREIRKELGEHDREIRKELGEHDREIRKELGEMRQELGEMRRESGEIRKELGEHDHEMRKELGEHDHEMRKELGDMRQELGEHVQEMQKELGDMRKELGERDTEMQKVLDEMQQELGEHDCEIRKELGEMLQELHKHDREMKKELGEMRQELGERDCETREALGEMQQELREMRKELYESEIWQELREIRRELREVRRELPKMRQKSHETRPKKPAGPSKSTRVRRGSRTSGQ
- the LOC126087160 gene encoding golgin subfamily A member 6-like protein 7 isoform X6, whose protein sequence is MESGENENSDEHPDSKESESSGPEQDSAHSPTEMQKESGEMQNESSEMQQESGEMRKELGEMRKESGEIRKELGEMRKESGEIRKELGEHDREIRKELGEHDREMRKKLGEMGQEFGEMRKDLGEHDREIRKELGEHDREMRKELGEMRQEFGEMRQEFGEMRKDLGEMRQEFGEMRKELGEMQKELGEHDREMRKELAEMGQEFGEMRKELGELRYELGEHDREIRKELGEHDREIRKELGEHDREIRKELGEMRQELGEMRRESGEIRKELGEHDHEMRKELGEHDHEMRKELGDMRQELGEHVQEMQKELGDMRKELGERDTEMQKVLDEMQQELGEHDCEIRKELGEMLQELHKHDREMKKELGEMRQELGERDCETREALGEMQQELREMRKELYESEIWQELREIRRELREVRRELPKMRQKSHETRPKKPAGPSKSTRVRRGSRTSGQ
- the LOC126087160 gene encoding golgin subfamily A member 6-like protein 7 isoform X28 gives rise to the protein MESGENENSDEHPDSKESESSGPEQDSAHSPTEMQKESGEMQNESSEMQQESGEMRKELGEMRKESGEIRKELGEMRKESGEIRKELGEHDREIRKELGEMRQEFGEMRKELGEMQKELGEHDREMRKELAEMGQEFGEMRKELGELRYELGEHDREIRKELGEHDREIRKELGEHDREIRKELGEMRQELGEMRRESGEIRKELGEHDHEMRKELGEHDHEMRKELGDMRQELGEHVQEMQKELGDMRKELGERDTEMQKVLDEMQQELGEHDCEIRKELGEMLQELHKHDREMKKELGEMRQELGERDCETREALGEMQQELREMRKELYESEIWQELREIRRELREVRRELPKMRQKSHETRPKKPAGPSKSTRVRRGSRTSGQ
- the LOC126087160 gene encoding golgin subfamily A member 6-like protein 7 isoform X21; protein product: MESGENENSDEHPDSKESESSGPEQDSAHSPTEMQKESGEMQNESSEMQQESGEMRKELGEMRKESGEIRKELGEMRKESGEIRKELGEHDREIRKELGEHDREMRKKLGEMGQEFGEMRKDLGEHDREIRKELGEHDREMRKELAEMGQEFGEMRKELGELRYELGEHDREIRKELGEHDREIRKELGEHDREIRKELGEMRQELGEMRRESGEIRKELGEHDHEMRKELGEHDHEMRKELGDMRQELGEHVQEMQKELGDMRKELGERDTEMQKVLDEMQQELGEHDCEIRKELGEMLQELHKHDREMKKELGEMRQELGERDCETREALGEMQQELREMRKELYESEIWQELREIRRELREVRRELPKMRQKSHETRPKKPAGPSKSTRVRRGSRTSGQ
- the LOC126087160 gene encoding golgin subfamily A member 6-like protein 7 isoform X26, which gives rise to MESGENENSDEHPDSKESESSGPEQDSAHSPTEMQKESGEMQNESSEMQQESGEMRKELGEMRKESGEIRKELGEMRKESGEIRKELGEHDREIRKELGEHDREMRKKLGEMGQEFGEMRKDLGEHDREMRKELAEMGQEFGEMRKELGELRYELGEHDREIRKELGEHDREIRKELGEHDREIRKELGEMRQELGEMRRESGEIRKELGEHDHEMRKELGEHDHEMRKELGDMRQELGEHVQEMQKELGDMRKELGERDTEMQKVLDEMQQELGEHDCEIRKELGEMLQELHKHDREMKKELGEMRQELGERDCETREALGEMQQELREMRKELYESEIWQELREIRRELREVRRELPKMRQKSHETRPKKPAGPSKSTRVRRGSRTSGQ
- the LOC126087160 gene encoding golgin subfamily A member 6-like protein 7 isoform X29; translation: MESGENENSDEHPDSKESESSGPEQDSAHSPTEMQKESGEMQNESSEMQQESGEMRKELGEMRKESGEIRKELGEMRKESGEIRKELGEHDREIRKELGEHDREMRKKLGEMGQEFGEHDREMRKELAEMGQEFGEMRKELGELRYELGEHDREIRKELGEHDREIRKELGEHDREIRKELGEMRQELGEMRRESGEIRKELGEHDHEMRKELGEHDHEMRKELGDMRQELGEHVQEMQKELGDMRKELGERDTEMQKVLDEMQQELGEHDCEIRKELGEMLQELHKHDREMKKELGEMRQELGERDCETREALGEMQQELREMRKELYESEIWQELREIRRELREVRRELPKMRQKSHETRPKKPAGPSKSTRVRRGSRTSGQ
- the LOC126087160 gene encoding golgin subfamily A member 6-like protein 7 isoform X32 codes for the protein MESGENENSDEHPDSKESESSGPEQDSAHSPTEMQKESGEMQNESSEMQQESGEMRKELGEMRKESGEIRKELGEMRKESGEIRKELGEHDREIRKELGEHDREIRKELGEHDREMRKELAEMGQEFGEMRKELGELRYELGEHDREIRKELGEHDREIRKELGEHDREIRKELGEMRQELGEMRRESGEIRKELGEHDHEMRKELGEHDHEMRKELGDMRQELGEHVQEMQKELGDMRKELGERDTEMQKVLDEMQQELGEHDCEIRKELGEMLQELHKHDREMKKELGEMRQELGERDCETREALGEMQQELREMRKELYESEIWQELREIRRELREVRRELPKMRQKSHETRPKKPAGPSKSTRVRRGSRTSGQ